In the genome of Lates calcarifer isolate ASB-BC8 unplaced genomic scaffold, TLL_Latcal_v3 _unitig_1864_quiver_3346, whole genome shotgun sequence, the window tttctgatgttttggGACAGGTGGTTAGCGTCATGGTAGAGTGGGCAAGCTGCTTGATTGGCAGTTGAGTAGACTGCAAGCAGCTGAgaactgtcagtgttttggtttcacattCTGTCTTGTGCATCATGTTTCTCACGGCTTGTCCCCCTGCAAGACATTTACCCAAGAACTATTTAATTATGAGTCATACAGCCTAATTGTTTATGGGtatgttattattaataactgattttttggccacttggaggcagtggaaacaagttgtgaacacaacaccGGCACATGCATCAGAACTGACTCAAAGTGATATCAGATATGGCAAAATGGCTCAACAGAGCCCTCTTCAAAGATTTAACAAAGTAGCCACCGTGGCACATTTCACTGAGATGTATGAAATTTGGTAGCAACATGTAACATCCCAAGTCAGCATCCCCAGCGTGTAGAATGGGGCCAGGGCCCAATCtgtttgcagttttaatttgaaagtttGAAATGGAAGTGGTGGAAATGGAAGTGCAATATTCACTCTCTAAGACTGCCTGTGCAAAAACCAGAGAGAAGTTTGTGACAGTGACTGAAGACTGCATGCTTCTTGGAGTTGGTGTCATTTCTGTGGCTACATTCATCCTCTATGCTAGAAAATGGGAACAGGTGAAGTACTTTTGGGTCATATAAGTATGTAAACACTGTAATTTAATCACACTTACAGTATTGTTAGTtctcagctttttaaaatgttaaaaactgtaGATGATGTGTGGACATATGTAAACATATCAAGTCATCAACTTTATCCAAGTTAAGTTACTGTTAATGTGTACATAATCTGTTGcaaatacactgcaaacagtttttatttgtgtagaCTTACTTTCTCTTCATGCATTACAGGTTTTGGGAGAACTGAGTCATATTACAGGAATCTCAAGGAAGAGCATCAGTGATTTCACTCATGTAACACTGATGCATATTGTTAGACCCAGTTCCCCTGTAATAGCATTCCTAAAatagtgacacacacacacacacacacacacacacacacacacatacacatatatatatatatacatacatacattttgatTGTACATTCTGTAAAGCTACATTAATATTGATGTTGCATTTGTGTAAAATGCACTTATAATGTTGACCCATCAGTATAGATTATTTTCTAAGTCTGCTACAGCCTTGTTATAGCAATTAACTCTTGACACTTTGGAGAAGGTAATAAATATTGCATTAAACAATAACTTATCCTCAATATGttttatactgtatacattCCCCATGCCACATTGATCCATTCACTTAAATTATACACATTGTAGTTTATTGTAATACTTGGGTTTAGTTTCATCaagatatataaaaaaaacaaaaggaaaagggaTGAGGATCAAGTGTCAGATGTCTCCGGTGAGtagtttctcctctctctgattcTTCTGAGTCCCATCCTTATTAGCATTGGCAGTGAACGAGtctgaggaaaaaacagatAGCTACTCACTTGATGTCAAATaaagattttcattttccaaattcTGTGACTGTCttatacaaaaatataacatgACGTTTATTATAAAAAGCATATAATTTAATCATCAAAAACTGTTTAGTGAccacaaaaacatatttcaacTTGATGCTGTTTCCAAATTGGCATATAGGATATAGTAGGATATTGTCACAGTCATAATTTTCATCATATCAGTCAGACgtttttattctgtctgactcctaatgtattcatttatctgGGTAATAATTACTGTCATAGTCCTATAGGAATATGGTACTGAACTATGAAGTTACTACTATGAAGTCACTTTGACATATCAAAGCACTTACTGATAATAATCAATCTATTTATAGTGGTAATCATTCAACAGAAGCCTCAGGGGTTTTCCTGGTGGCTGTATGATGTGTACTACGTAACTGCAGCATTGTAGTTTCAGTTTGGACCATTTCTCCAAAGACCTCAGTGATAATAGTGAGTGCTACAGAGGAAGGATCAACCTATACTGTGCATTTTGTGCAATAACATATTGGATGATGAGTACTGGTAAAACAATCATATACTTCGCATAGTTACCCTAAGGGATGACCGGGTAGCTGTGGGCAGCGATGGCAAAGCTCTCGGGGGTGACAATATCATGGATGGGCTAGACGCAATTTCTTCTACTGCTTCTTGGACATGATGTTCAGCAGTGTCATCCACCTAAACGTGTGGGAGCAAGACAAAAGTGCTGCTAGTACAGTCAGAATTCTTAAAGCAAAATAACACAGGCTGAGAAATTCAGAAGATGATTGTTCATGTTACCTGTTCCTGCTGGTCATGTGGCTCGTCAAAATAATCCAAATAAGATGGAATCAGGACTGATGTTAGCTTCCCCAAGCAAAGTTCACAACTTCTAATAGCAGAGATCAATGTCCCTAGAAAAGTAGACAAGAGCTTGCATAAACATATGAACCACTTTGCAGTCATTGTTATACACTATGGCAAATTCAACTTTCACCTTTCAGCTGTCCACTGACCTGACAGGAATCTCTTAAGGATCCATTTCCTGATACAGTCATGGTGAACAAACCGCAGGCTTCCAGAACACAGGCAGGGTGTCAGCAGAGGGTTGGTTGGTGAACTATCACCACTGTGGCAGATCCGACACtgggcctcctcctcctcctcattaaACAACTCATCTAATATCCTACAGAGAGCAGCAATGGTACATTCGAATTGAGCCTGACAAGAGTTTACACTCTTAGCTTTTTTAACACATCTGAATTAACGTCCTGTCTTTGATAAGATAGAATTGAGGCTAATATGATGAATAATTTGAACGATGATTTATGACCTGATgcacaaatcaaatttattaTCATATTACTATCATAACAGTCAAATTACATATTCTATTAGTTACTAGTAATGTATTcacctattttttttaaagccaggCCCCTTTGTCCTGCAGATAAccaaatctgtttttttaagaaTAATTAGTATTTTACCTTTGCTTGGGTCTGCATGCAGTCTTTTTGTTCCTATTTTTTAGAAACTGGGGTTCTTTGGCAGTAGCAGCTTCTCCCTGGGCCACTTGACAttgttgagtgtgtttgtcCTCTTTCTCATCACTAAATCTAATCAGGCCACCCAAATTCAGATTCGCTAGCTTTTCAGTAGTCCTCGGAACCCAGACCTCATCACACCACCCCTGTCTGTCAGTGGTGCTGGTTGACCTGCAAGTCTGCAGGCTATGCGGGGTAGGAGTGCTGCAAAAGAGGCTACCAAAGTTTAAATCTGTCGGAGAAACTGTCCTCGGAAAGATCCTCCAATCTCTCTTTACATCTGTGGCCTGACAGATGGCTAATAAGTTATCATCAGCCTCCTCTTCAGATTCAGATGTATCAAAAATGGGAAGATGTGGAGCAGTGGTGGTACCTCCCAGGAAGTCATCCAGAGTCTCAACACTGGATGGACACCCAGAGTCTATGAtctcctcagtgtttgttttgttgaaaaggTGTTTCATCTTGTTCTCGCTCCTCAGGATGTCttggctttgtgtttgtttgctcgCTTCCCCACAGGTGGATCCATTTAATACGCCGTCTTTCACATGCTTAGATCTGTGCTTGTTATGATACTGCGCAGGGTGTACTTGGTTGCCATGGAAAAGGAGATACAGAAAATCTATGCTCCAAAAGAATTCAAACACATTGGCTTGCAACAAAAATACAGCCACTATCAAATAACAGTTGATATTATGAAACAACACAGAAGctaaaaaagtaaatgaatgagtaaatgaaaagtaaaagacaAAGCACCAGGTAGTGAGAGACTGGCCAGTTGCTTCCTGCTATAACCTGCAGTGCAAAATGTATCCCAGAAAACTTACATCTGGATGCCAGGGGGGACTTTCCTCCGTGGGGAACCTTTGAAGTCATTGCCAGCTCTGCAGTCATGCTCTGGGTTGCACTAGAGATAGCTTGAAGGCAGGACACCGAGCCTTTGTTCCGTGAACTCCCTGGCTGAGACGAAGCACTTTTCCCAGAGCTGCAGGGGGACGACTGCAGGTGGCAAGCAAAGAGGGTTTGGAGTCTAAGACTGTCTCAGAAAGCTGTGTTTCTTAAGAGGGGTTTTGGATGCTGCTGTTATGCAACTTTGGTTAAATGTTGTGGGTATATTCCACAGCTGGTGTCATTTCAAATTTGCTCTCCGATGTAATGTGAGTTCTTACTGCTGTGTTGTTACCTTTGAGACCTTCTTTGCAGCTAACATGGGCTGCAATAGTGATGAAAAAGTCTGCATGCCAGGAGTCTTTTGTTTCACCACTGTATCTGCCCTCTCTCTATGATCCTGACTCTGGCAAAACCAGTCCAAAAATAAGCAATGATACAGTCAGATACAGtacaagaatttttttttttttttttttttttttgtaaaaattaaCATGCAACTTTCAGCACCTGATTGTCCAAATTTGGTTGCTTCCGCTGCATCCCAAACATACGTAGTGTTACTGAGGTTTTCAGCACCCTGTCACTCCCAGTTTTGAGGTACAACcctaaaacacaaaatagcTTACAGAGTcataattagggcccgagcaacgagttgcgtgggcccaacggggccatgcaacgagttgcaaggaccctcttgttttcggtctgtttattattattattattattattagggcccgagcaacgagttgcgtgggcccaacggggccatgcaacgagttgcaaggaccctcttgttttcggtctgtttattattattagggcccgagcaacgagttgcgt includes:
- the LOC108891044 gene encoding probable E3 ubiquitin-protein ligase MARCHF10, giving the protein MFGMQRKQPNLDNQSQDHRERADTVVKQKTPGMQTFSSLLQPMLAAKKVSKSSPCSSGKSASSQPGSSRNKGSVSCLQAISSATQSMTAELAMTSKVPHGGKSPLASRLHPAQYHNKHRSKHVKDGVLNGSTCGEASKQTQSQDILRSENKMKHLFNKTNTEEIIDSGCPSSVETLDDFLGGTTTAPHLPIFDTSESEEEADDNLLAICQATDVKRDWRIFPRTVSPTDLNFGSLFCSTPTPHSLQTCRSTSTTDRQGWCDEVWVPRTTEKLANLNLGGLIRFSDEKEDKHTQQCQVAQGEAATAKEPQFLKNRNKKTACRPKQRILDELFNEEEEEAQCRICHSGDSSPTNPLLTPCLCSGSLRFVHHDCIRKWILKRFLSGTLISAIRSCELCLGKLTSVLIPSYLDYFDEPHDQQEQVDDTAEHHVQEAVEEIASSPSMILSPPRALPSLPTATRSSLRTRSLPMLIRMGLRRIRERRNYSPETSDT